The nucleotide sequence CATTTGCAATTCTCATTACACCATTTTTAAATAGTTGAGAATTAAAATTAATAAGCATTCCTAACTTATAATTTCCTAGTCTTAAATAATTTTTTAATTGTGATGCGTGAAAATTATTTAAACTTTCAACAGATTTAATTTCTAAAACAACCTTGTTTTCAATTAATAAATCCATTCTAAAAGCATTTTCCAGCAACAATTCTTCATATTGGATATTCAGAGGTTTTTGCCTTTCGACTTTTACTTCTGCTTTTTTCAATTCATAGAAAAGACATTCTTCGTAAATACTTTCATATAAGCCTATACCCAATTTTCTATGAATCTTTAACCCACTTTCAAAGACAATCTTTGAAATTTCATTCTCTGTCATTTGTGTTATTTTTCGCAAAGATAAACAAGTTAATTGTAGAAATTTAAAACTTGTATTACTTTCCTAAGCTTTAGCGGCTTTGTATTTCTTTAAATTTTTTTCAAACAATCAAAGAAAATCTTTGTTTAACCTTGCGATAAAAATTTATCCAACTGAACCTTCCAGAGAAATCTCCAACAACTTTTGAGCTTCAATGGCAAATTCCATAGGAAGTTTATTCAAAACTTCTTTACTGAATCCATTCACAATCAGAGCGATTGCTCTTTCTGTATCAATTCCTCTTTGGT is from Epilithonimonas vandammei and encodes:
- a CDS encoding GxxExxY protein gives rise to the protein MTENEISKIVFESGLKIHRKLGIGLYESIYEECLFYELKKAEVKVERQKPLNIQYEELLLENAFRMDLLIENKVVLEIKSVESLNNFHASQLKNYLRLGNYKLGMLINFNSQLFKNGVMRIANGLDYITK